The Brassica napus cultivar Da-Ae chromosome C7, Da-Ae, whole genome shotgun sequence genome has a segment encoding these proteins:
- the LOC111207402 gene encoding uncharacterized protein LOC111207402 produces the protein MRSKSFAVRSRPHRASRNSLDPYPSPAPLPGEANERVASGVSTKHCVSGDAERVPFDERDVPSKKRHCPGTSETTRGGGGGGGSNLEACIVCDISDEGVSRCSGTGCILWFHGECLNPDLGSGEDLAKTYCPYCWFRVLMMKDKSVREKTVGAESKDHSAVRDQELGGEKDVCSSEKEQLQVEKDSDRSREEEMPLTEERGYQHQEDTEKFQDVEEDKDDEETTKDQTTGGTGGKGDVSGEEQDQSQQNEKPRRRRRQLTYSEISSDESTNERHGEGVTEQITSSAQVVTSTSGAMKNQQRKHSLITKVAESKAVRDMSSFKTDQRKRLFWTPEEEEMLKVGVEKFSAEAKKNMPWRKILEMGQDVFHETRTPADLKDKWRNRMGVRSAKKTN, from the exons ATGAGATCCAAGTCGTTTGCCGTTAGGTCTCGGCCGCATAGAGCTTCCCGCAACTCTCTCGATCCCTATCCATCCCCCGCTCCTCTTCCG GGTGAAGCTAATGAAAGAGTTGCCTCTGGAGTGAGCACCAAACACTGTGTTAGTGGTGATGCTGAAAGAGTTCCTTTTGATGAAAGAGATGTGCCATCCAAGAAGCGTCATTGTCCTGGGACAAGTGAGACCactagaggaggaggaggaggaggaggatcgaACTTGGAAGCTTGTATTGTATGTGACATTTCAGACGAGGGGGTATCTCGTTGTTCTGGGACTGGCTGTATTCTTTGGTTTCATGGGGAGTGTTTGAATCCTGATTTGGGTAGTGGTGAGGATCTTGCAAAGACCTACTGCCCTTATTGCTGGTTCAGAGTTCTAATGATGAAAGACAAATCAGTGAGGGAGAAGACCGTTGGGGCGGAAAGCAAAGATCATTCAGCTGTGAGGGATCAAGAGTTAGGAGGAGAGAAGGATGTCTGTTCATCTGAAAAGGAACAGTTGCAAGTGGAGAAAGATTCTGATCGATCAAGAGAAGAGGAGATGCCCTTAACTGAAGAAAGGGGTTATCAACACCAAGAGGATACAGAAAAGTTTCAAGATGTTGAGGAAGACAAGGATGATGAAGAAACAACAAAAGATCAAACTACAGGTGGTACAGGGGGAAAGGGAGATGTTTCAGGGGAAGAGCAAGACCAGAGCCAACAGAATGAgaagccaagaagaagaagacggcaGTTAACTTATAGTGAAATCTCATCGGATGAATCAACAAACGAACGACATGGAGAAGGTGTAACTGAGCAGATAACTTCATCGGCTCAAGTAGTAACCTCCACGTCAGGGGCGATGAAGAATCAACAGAGAAAACATAGCTTGATCACCAAAGTGGCCGAGTCAAAGGCAGTGAG GGACATGTCATCTTTCAAGACGGATCAGAGAAAGAGGCTATTTTGGACacccgaagaagaagaaatgctcAAG GTGGGAGTGGAGAAGTTTTCAGCAGAAGCAAAGAAGAACATGCCATGGAGGAAAATTCTGGAAATGGGACAGGATGTGTTCCACGAAACACGTACTCCTGCTGATCTCAAGGACAAATGGAGAAACAGGATGGGCGTAAGATCAGCGAAAAAGACAAACTAG
- the LOC106348976 gene encoding heavy metal-associated isoprenylated plant protein 16 isoform X1, with protein sequence MKQKILFRVTMTDDKTRAKAMAKAVQFKGKKTFSQNKLTTQMLDLTLWFIGVSAVEIKGDHRNQIEVTGTEVDMICLTKMLRKKVAFAELVSVSKVEPPKKPEEEKKPAPCKPCPPPCKPCPPPCKPCPPPPCKACPPPPCKPCPPPPCNPCPPPPCNPCPPPPCKPCPPPPCNPCPPPPCNPCPPPPCKPCPPPPCNPCPPPPCYLSPQGYGVPSAFPYPCNPYSYIGEPVYNHEPSCTIL encoded by the exons atgaag CAAAAGATCCTGTTTAGAGTGACTATGACTGATGACAAGACCCGAGCAAAAGCTATGGCAAAAGCAGTTCAGTTTAAAGGTAAGAAGACCTTCTCACAAAACAAACTAACCACACAGATGTTGGATCTAACGCTATGGTTTATAGGTGTCTCAGCCGTGGAGATAAAAGGCGATCACAGGAACCAGATAGAGGTAACAGGTACTGAAGTTGATATGATCTGCCTCACCAAAATGCTCAGGAAAAAGGTAGCCTTTGCAGAGCTTGTAAGCGTCAGCAAAGTCGAACCTCCAAAGAAGccagaagaggagaagaagccCGCGCCATGTAAACCATGTCCACCGCCATGTAAACCATGTCCACCGCCATGTAAACCATGTCCTCCGCCGCCATGTAAAGCATGTCCTCCGCCGCCATGTAAACCATGTCCTCCGCCGCCATGCAATCCATGTCCTCCGCCGCCATGCAATCCATGTCCTCCGCCGCCATGTAAACCATGTCCTCCGCCGCCATGCAATCCATGTCCTCCGCCGCCATGCAATCCATGTCCTCCGCCGCCATGCAAACCATGTCCTCCGCCGCCATGTAATCCATGTCCTCCTCCTCCCTGTTATCTATCTCCTCAAGGATACGGCGTGCCTTCCGCCTTTCCGTACCCGTGCAACCCCTACAGTTACATAGGGGAACCAGTTTACAATCACGAACCCAGTTGCACAATCCTGTGA
- the LOC106348982 gene encoding 60S ribosomal protein L5-2, producing the protein MVFVKPQKKQAYFKRYQVKFRRRRDGKTDYRARIRLINQDKNKYNTPKYRYVVRFTNKDIIAQIVSATITGDIVLASAYAHELPRYGLKAGLTNYAAAYCTGLLLARRVLQMLEMDAEYEGNAEATGEDYSVEPTDTRRPFRALLDVGLVMTTTGNRVFGALKGALDGGLDIPHSDKRFAGFNKEGKNLDAEIHRKYIYGGHVADYMKLLMEDEPEKYQSHFSNYLKKDLAPENMEEMYKNVHAAIRADPSIKKSDKEAPKEHKRYNPKKLTYDERKASLIQRVKALNSAIGGDDGDEDEDDE; encoded by the exons ATG GTGTTCGTGAAACCACAGAAGAAGCAGGCTTACTTCAAGAGATACCAAGTCAAGTTCAGGAGAAGGCGTG ATGGAAAGACTGATTACCGCGCAAGGATCCGTCTGATCAATCAGGACAAGAATAAGTATAACACTCCCAAGTATCGCTATGTTGTGAGATTT ACCAACAAGGACATCATTGCTCAAATAGTGTCTGCCACTATCACCGGTGACATTGTTCTTGCATCTGCCTATGCGCATGAGCTTCCTCGTTATGGCCTTAAAGCTGGTCTAACCAACTATGCTGCAG CTTATTGTACTGGTCTCCTTTTGGCTCGCCGTGTCCTTCAGATGCTTGAGATGGATGCTGAGTACGAGGGCAATGCTGAG gCCACTGGAGAAGACTACTCTGTTGAGCCGACTGACACCAGAAGGCCATTCCGTGCTCTTCTCGATGTTGGACTTGTTATGACCACAACCGGAAACCGTGTGTTTGGTGCCCTCAAG GGTGCTTTGGATGGTGGACTTGACATCCCACACAGTGACAAGCGTTTCGCTGGGTTCAACAAGGAAGGGAAGAACCTCGATGCTGAAATTCACCGGAAATACATATATGGTGGTCACGTTGCTGATTACATGAAG CTGTTGATGGAGGATGAGCCAGAGAAGTACCAGAGTCATTTCAGCAACTACTTGAAGAAGGATCTTGCACCCGAAAACATGGAAGAGATGTACAAGAACGTACACGCAGCAATTAGGGCTGATCCATCAATCAAGAAGTCTGACAAAGAGGCTCCTAAGGAGCACAAGAG GTACAACCCGAAGAAACTGACTTATGATGAGAGGAAGGCTAGTCTGATCCAGCGAGTGAAGGCTTTGAACTCTGCTATTGGTGGGGATGACGGTGATGAGGACGAAGATGACGAGTAA
- the LOC106348979 gene encoding glucose-1-phosphate adenylyltransferase small subunit, chloroplastic, producing MASIAATGVLKVPPAAASCEAVPTRPLSFRSSVSLSDEWRHRRESVVSRGRMRNPMIVSPKAVSDSQNSQTCLDPDASRSVLGIILGGGAGTRLYPLTKKRAKPAVPLGANYRLIDIPVSNCLNSNINKIYVLTQFNSASLNRHLSRAYATNMGGYKNEGFVEVLAAQQSPENPNWFQGTADAVRQYLWLFEEHNVLEYLILAGDHLYRMDYEKFIQAHRETDADITVAALPMDEERATAFGLMKIDEEGRIVEFAEKPKGEQLKAMKVDTTILGLDDKRAKEMPYIASMGIYVVSKDVMLELLRNKFPGANDFGSEVIPGATSLGLRVQAYLYDGYWEDIGTIEAFYNANLGITKKPVPDFSFYDRSAPIYTQPRYLPPSKMLDADVTDSVIGEGCVIKNCKIHHSVVGLRSCISEGAIIEDSLLMGADYYETASEKSLLAAKGSVPIGIGKNSHIKRAIIDKNARIGDNVKIINSDNVQEAARETEGYFIKSGIVTVIKDALIPTGTLI from the exons ATGGCGTCTATAGCTGCAACTGGAGTTCTAAAGGTACCACCCGCTGCTGCTTCGTGCGAGGCGGTTCCCACGAGGCCTCTTTCTTTCCGCTCCTCTGTATCTTTATCCGACGAATGGCGTCATCGCCGCGAATCCGTTGTTTCTCGCGGCCGAATGAGGAATCCGATGATCGTGTCCCCCAAGGCCGTCTCCGATTCTCAGAATTCGCAGACCTGTCTCGATCCTGATGCGAGCAGG AGTGTGTTGGGGATCATCCTAGGAGGCGGCGCCGGAACTCGTCTCTACCCTCTCACCAAAAAGAGAGCCAAACCCGCCGTTCCCCTCGGCGCTAACTACAGGCTCATCGACATCCCCGTCAGCAACTGCCTCAACAGCAACATCAACAAGATCTACGTCCTCACCCAGTTCAACTCCGCCTCTCTTAACCGCCATCTCTCCCGTGCCTACGCCACTAACATGGGAGGTTACAAGAACGAAGGCTTCGTCGAAGTCCTCGCCGCTCAACAGAGTCCTGAGAACCCCAACTGGTTCCAG GGGACGGCTGATGCGGTGAGGCAGTACTTGTGGTTGTTCGAGGAGCATAATGTTCTTGAGTATCTGATTCTTGCTGGGGATCATTTATATCGAATGGACTATGAGAAGTTCATTCAAGCGCATAGGGAGACTGATGCTGACATCACGGTGGCTGCGTTACCCATGGACGAGGAGCGAGCCACTGCTTTTGGGTTGATGAAGATTGATGAGGAAGGACGCATTGTTGAATTTGCCGAAAAGCCAAAGGGGGAGCAGCTTAAGGCCATGAAG GTTGATACAACGATTCTGGGTCTTGATGATAAGAGAGCCAAGGAGATGCCTTACATTGCAAGTATGGGTATTTATGTTGTTAGCAAAGATGTAATGCTTGAGCTACTACGGAACAAGTTCCCTGGAGCTAATGACTTTGGAAGCGAAGTCATTCCTGGTGCCACTTCCCTTGGACTAAGG GTGCAAGCTTACCTATATGATGGCTATTGGGAAGACATCGGTACTATAGAAGCATTCTACAACGCAAATCTCGGAATCACCAAAAAACCGGTTCCTGATTTTAG TTTCTATGATCGTTCTGCTCCGATCTACACACAGCCACGTTACCTACCACCGTCTAAGATGCTCGATGCTGATGTCACAGATAGTGTCATTGGAGAGGGCTGCGTTATCAAG AACTGCAAAATACATCACTCTGTGGTTGGACTCCGTTCCTGCATATCAGAAGGTGCTATCATTGAAGATTCGTTACTAATGGGAGCTGACTACTACGAG ACTGCTTCGGAGAAGAGCCTCCTAGCGGCGAAAGGGAGTGTACCCATAGGTATCGGGAAAAACTCGCACATCAAAAGAGCCATCATTGACAAAAACGCACGTATCGGTGACAACGTCAAG ATCATAAACAGTGACAATGTGCAAGAGGCAGCGAGAGAGACCGAAGGATATTTCATAAAGAGTGGTATTGTTACCGTTATCAAGGACGCCTTAATCCCAACCGGCACTCTCATCTAA
- the BNAC07G26400D gene encoding uncharacterized protein BNAC07G26400D produces MATCIRKPPSNPEPQLQTPRARSPLSENLSPSTTTFPRSPLSFISPHTLSPLKLSSPKLVTPTSLRADDDDDEDDMSISSGSDALERGGVNELLSDYDLDDDEVVRRYYDEEEVFGPTKPSSKLNRGVLNDKNLRIEVPIANRRVTDGESRLRRFAMANSTPGSYLRDERPHTLSSKGSVYWDSNEDIGTPSAPPIMDIGEDDNIVELEKEIEQIEDEICREAGVESHHQQVNIGCIAGDTVSHLYPEFSESVRVTQTEEAEQIEDISSDELNCHSISGQYAWQSLLAYDACVRLCLYAWSRGSSEAPEFLREECRLLRGAFGLHKFLLQPRGVRSTEESKNVKVEQKTPLKSKNVVRKLRVEVKRLRLIPQRKLRGIDSLRSLMSTPMGAEYCRQVSSLVKTGMSSIKTATLSAVSEEQFSCYLQMKSTAEGDQVQQGSSVCLQSGTGSYHVFFPEPEGDALLIEVHDKKKSVQGKVTIPMASLTDNPNENVRWWPIYHGEQDCVGKIQLFLGSTSSSHEDCHIKSAPVVETLAYDLLLEAATRAQKFHAQNLRLNGSWKWLLSEFAEYYGVSDSYTKLRYLSHVMNVATPTKTCLQLVHELLVPILSARSDKSLTRQEKSILMDCEIEIEKLLANVFENYKSLDESCPSGLAHISGPEQESASTALAPAVQIFCLLHDILSPEGQEILKNYLKTAAKKRCRNHMAETDEYVSSNSEGFLLDSVTISTAYHKMKNLCLNISNEIETDIKITNEHVLPSSIDLSNIAAAVYSTLLCNRLRAFLSAVPPSCPQPHVNELLIAVSDFERSLNSWGISPVQGGIDSRGLFHNYIMVWIHDMELRVLDRCKAEKVPWSGVITNHSTSPFAEDMYERIKDSLMEYEVVISRWPQYTLILENTASIVERAIVKSLEKQYSDILTPLKDSIPKRLNMHVQKLTRRQSSALYSVPTQLGTFVNTIKRILDVLHQRVEDILRQWASCLPVVEDKKSLFGEQMNVITVLLRTKYRNYTQAAVDKLVSNTQSNKSTRLKRILEEIRENEREAEVRERMKMLCSQITDSISNMHDVFTSQIFVASCRLFWDRMAQVVLKFLEGRKENEVGYKGSYYALGIVEDTFASEMQRLQGNSLQEKDMEAPRSVIEARSILSRDTTNHSSYFYV; encoded by the exons ATGGCGACCTGCATCAGAAAACCACCATCCAATCCCGAACCCCAGCTCCAAACTCCCCGCGCCAGATCTCCTCTCTCCGAGAATCTCTCTCCATCCACCACCACCTTCCCGCGATCTCCTCTCTCCTTCATCTCTCCTCACACCTTGTCTCCCTTGAAGCTGAGCTCCCCTAAGCTCGTAACCCCCACTTCTCTTCGTGCTGATGATGACGACGACGAGGATGACATGAGTATTTCATCGGGTTCTGACGCCCTAGAAAGAGGAGGAGTAAACGAATTGCTCTCCGATTACGATCTCGATGATGACGAGGTTGTGAGGCGTTAttacgacgaagaagaagtgtttggGCCAACAAAGCCCAGCTCGAAATTGAACAGAGGGGTGTTGAATGATAAGAATCTGAGAATAGAAGTTCCGATTGCGAACAGAAGAGTCACTGACGGCGAATCGAGACTACGGAGATTCGCCATGGCGAATTCGACTCCGGGTAGCTATCTCCGCGATGAGAGGCCGCATACTCTGAGCTCCAAG GGTTCGGTGTATTGGGACAGTAATGAAGATATCGGGACCCCAAGTGCACCGCCTATAATGGATATTGGAGAAGATGATAACATCGTGGAGTTGGAGAAAGAAATTGAGCAGATTGAAGATGAGATTTGCAGAGAAGCAGGTGTTGAGAGTCATCATCAACAAGTGAACATTGGATGCATAGCTGGTGATACTGTTTCTCATTTGTATCCAGAATTTAGTGAAAG TGTGAGGGTGACTCAAACTGAGGAAGCTGAGCAAATCGAGGACATCAGCTCTGATGAATTAAATTGCCATAGTATCAG TGGTCAGTATGCTTGGCAAAGTCTTCTAGCATATGATGCTTGCGTAAGACTGTGCTTGTATGCGTGGTCAAGGGGTTCTTCTGAGGCACCTGAATTTCTGCGTGAAGAATGTCGTCTTCTTCGTGGTGCATTTGG GTTGCATAAGTTTCTTTTGCAACCTCGGGGTGTTCGGTCGACGGAAGAAAGCAAAAATGTGAAAGTAGAGCAAAAGACACCTTTGAAGTCTAAGAATGTGGTCAGAAAGTTGAGGGTGGAAG TAAAGAGACTTCGATTGATACCACAACGAAAACTTAGAGGCATAGATTCTCTGCGAAGTTTAATGAGCACCCCAATGGGGGCAGAGTATTGCCGGCAAGTTTCATCACTTGTGAAGACTGGGATGAGTTCTATCAAGACGGCTACCCTTTCAGCAGTTTCAGAAG AACAATTCTCCTGCTACCTTCAGATGAAGAGCACAGCAGAAGGAGATCAAGTCCAACAAGGATCTTCCGTTTGTTTGCAATCAGGAACTGGAAGTTACCATGTCTT CTTTCCCGAGCCTGAAGGCGACGCTCTTCTGATAGAAGTTCATGATAAGAAAAAATCAGTTCAAGGAAAAGTAACAATTCCAATGGCATCCTTAACTGATAATCCG AATGAAAATGTAAGATGGTGGCCAATATACCATGGTGAACAAGACTGTGTGGGCAAGATCCAGCTCTTCCTTGGTAGCACGAGCTCATCCCATGAAGACTGTCACATAAAG AGTGCTCCTGTTGTTGAGACACTAGCATACGATTTGTTACTAGAAGCTGCCACACGTGCCCAAAAATTTCATGCTCAAAACTTAAGACTAAATGGGTCTTGGAAATGGTTGCTGAGTGAATTCGCAGAATACTATGGAGTTTCCGATTCATATACAAAGTTAAG ATATCTCTCACATGTAATGAATGTGGCAACTCCTACTAAAACATGCTTACAACTTGTGCATGAGTTACTAGTGCCCATCCTAAGCGCTCGAAGTGACAAGAGCTTGACCAGGCAGGAG AAAAGTATCTTAATGGATTGTGAAATAGAGATAGAAAAACTCTTGGCAAATGTTTTTGAGAACTACAAGTCATTAGATGAAAGCTGCCCTTCAGGGTTGGCACACATATCTGGTCCGGAGCAAGAATCAGCTTCAACAGCACTTGCTCCAGCTGTTCAGATTTTCTGCCTCCTTCATGATATATTGTCTCCTGAAGGACAAGAAATTTTGAAGAATTACCTTAAG ACAGCAGCAAAGAAGAGGTGCAGGAACCACATGGCTGAGACCGATGAGTATGTTTCCTCCAACTCTGAAGGTTTTCTTTTGGACTCGGTCACAATTTCTACAGCCTACCATAAAATGAAGAATCTCTGTCTAAACATAAGCAACGAAATAGAGACTGACATAAAGATTACCAATGAGCATGTACTCCCAAG CTCAATCGACCTATCAAATATAGCCGCTGCCGTATACAGTACGCTGCTATGTAACCGGCTCAGAGCATTTCTGTCAGCAGTACCACCATCTTGTCCACAGCCTCATGTCAATGAGCTTCTGATAGCAGTTTCCGATTTCGAAAGGAGCCTCAATTCATGGGGCATCAG TCCAGTACAGGGTGGTATAGACTCTAGGGGATTATTCCATAACTACATAATGGTTTGGATACATGATATGGAACTCAGGGTACTTGACCGGTGCAAAGCAGAAAAG GTTCCTTGGTCTGGTGTAATAACAAATCACTCAACATCACCGTTTGCTGAGGACATGTATGAGAGGATAAAAGATTCTCTTATGGAGTATGAAGTGGTGATTAGTAGATGGCCACAATACACATTGATTTTGGAAAAC ACTGCCTCAATCGTAGAGAGAGCCATTGTTAAATCTCTTGAGAAACAATACAGTGATATATTGACTCCTTTGAAAGACAGCATTCCAAAGAGGCTAAATATGCATGTCCAGAAGCTGACAAGAAGGCAATCATCAGCTCTCTACTCTGTTCCAACTCAA CTGGGAACTTTTGTCAACACCATAAAGAGAATTCTTGATGTTCTACATCAGAGAGTTGAGGATATTTTGAGACAATGGGCTTCGTGTCTTCCTGTCGTTGAGGATAAGAAGTCGCTCTTTGGGGAGCAGATGAATGTCATCACAGTCTTGCTCAGGACAAAATACAGAAACTACACGCAAGCCGCGGTTGATAAACTTGTCAGCAAC ACGCAATCAAACAAAAGCACAAGGCTGAAGAGGATCTTAGAGGAGATAAGAGAAAACGAGAGAGAAGCCGAAGTCCGTGAACGTATGAAGATGCTATGCTCACAGATCACAGATTCAATCTCAAACATGCACGATGTCTTCACAAGTCAGATATTCGTGGCTTCATGCCGTCTCTTCTGGGATAGAATGGCACAGGTGGTGTTAAAGTTTCTTGAGGGAAGAAAGGAGAATGAAGTAGGCTACAAAGGCTCTTACTATGCTCTTGGG ATAGTGGAAGACACGTTCGCATCAGAGATGCAGAGGCTGCAAGGGAACTCGCTACAGGAGAAAGATATGGAGGCTCCTCGTTCGGTGATTGAGGCACGTTCCATTCTCTCTAGAGACACGACCAATCACTCTTCTTACTTCTATGTCTAG
- the BNAC07G26430D gene encoding uncharacterized protein BNAC07G26430D — translation MVNLFLSEPKWDDDAHNSINTDVILPQLNKLSSHIQSLVTRGARSEARLWLCSALSTLSISSRRKVNLFMKLLRSKPRKKQLVSQLLQLMFEKRPKKLGSLLAKRSHLLERFFEGNPKRILEWFSEFAFDGGSDHKRGAKALAQFAFANRDICWEELEWRGKHGQSPAVVATKPHYLLDLDVQRTVENLLDNVPDFWSSSEFAESLKDGQILFLDAKFFLDLFARFMYDEDVSDVWDAVEEFVTEESFSSLTQHLLITLEERDLCRFLELLGSCFDSRVESWGVGDSSSSWLGVFVSRYGGDAESIDELLLLNSVINQGRQLVRLVREENVDEEGEVLKETIADVCRGLEKGSSFCLIMRELWKMKQTEVIRVLGILSWTVQFRLSEECQSPDSWESLFRENGIEFRRSSDHSLVSHEGFSEESESDSDGRRRVSKKRHKKGKKKNRAKKKKRDIDDEDKDDVLIDDEVLGLNQISRSWLLSTDGFSATWTSVDLPEHVAKYCLSTWMKWFLARQR, via the exons ATGGTGAACTTGTTCTTATCTGAGCCCAAGTGGGACGACGATGCTCACAACAGCATCAACACCGACGTGATTTTGCCTCAGTTGAATAAACTGAGCTCTCACATCCAATCACTGGTGACTCGCGGAGCTCGATCAGAAGCTAGGCTTTGGCTTTGCAGCGCCCTCTCAACCCTCTCTATATCCTCTAGAAGGAAAGTCAATCTTTTCATGAAGTTGCTGAGATCAAAACCAAGAAAGAAGCAGCTCGTCTCTCAGCTCCTCCAGTTAATGTTTGAAAAGAGGCCTAAGAAGCTTGGATCTTTGTTAGCTAAACGAAGTCATCTACTAGAGAGATTCTTCGAAG gGAATCCAAAGCGTATACTAGAGTGGTTCTCTGAGTTTGCATTTGATGGCGGCTCTGATCACAAACGAGGCGCAAAGGCCTTGGCCCAGTTTGCATTTGCTAACCGAGATATCTGCTGGGAGGAGCTCGAGTGGCGAGGCAAACATGGGCAGTCTCCTGCTGTTGTTGCTACCAAGCCTCATTACCTTCTCGATCTCGACGTCCAACGAACCGTTGAGAATTTATTAGACAACGTTCCTGACTTCTGGTCGTCCAGCGAGTTTGCCGAGTCGCTCAAAGACGGGCAGATTCTGTTCCTCGACGCCAAATTCTTTCTAGATCTCTTTGCCCGTTTCATGTATGATGAAGACGTGAGCGATGTGTGGGATGCTGTGGAGGAGTTTGTGACGGAGGAGTCTTTCTCTTCTTTGACGCAGCATCTGCTTATCACTCTCGAGGAGCGTGACTTGTGTCGGTTTCTTGAGTTGCTTGGAAGCTGTTTCGATTCGAGAGTTGAATCATGGGGTGTTGGTGATTCTTCGTCTTCCTGGCTTGGGGTTTTTGTGTCGAGATATGGTGGTGATGCAGAGTCTATAGATGAGTTGCTGCTGTTGAATTCTGTTATAAATCAAGGTCGTCAGCTAGTGCGGCTTGTGCGTGAGGAGAATGTGGATGAGGAAGGAGAGGTGTTGAAAGAAACTATTGCAGATGTATGCAGGGGTTTGGAGAAGGGAAGTAGCTTTTGTCTGATTATGAGAGAGCTTTGGAAGATGAAACAGACAGAGGTGATCAGAGTACTGGGGATACTTTCTTGGACTGTTCAGTTTAGATTATCTGAGGAGTGTCAGAGTCCAGATTCGTGGGAGTCTCTGTTTAGAGAAAATGGGATTGAGTTCCGTAGGTCGAGTGACCACTCGTTGGTAAGTCATGAAGGATTCTCTGAAGAAAGCGAATCTGACTCTGATGGAAGAAGGCGTGTTTCTAAAAAGAGACACAAgaaggggaagaagaagaatagagctaagaaaaagaagagagataTTGATGATGAGGATAAGGATGATGTTCTCATTGATGATGAGGTTTTAGGTTTGAATCAAATAAGTCGAAGTTGGTTGCTATCTACTGATGGGTTTTCTGCAACATGGACCAGT GTGGATTTACCGGAACACGTTGCAAAGTATTGTTTGTCCACATGGATGAAGTGGTTTCTAGCTAGACAAAGATGA
- the LOC106348976 gene encoding heavy metal-associated isoprenylated plant protein 16 isoform X2 produces MKQKILFRVTMTDDKTRAKAMAKAVQFKGVSAVEIKGDHRNQIEVTGTEVDMICLTKMLRKKVAFAELVSVSKVEPPKKPEEEKKPAPCKPCPPPCKPCPPPCKPCPPPPCKACPPPPCKPCPPPPCNPCPPPPCNPCPPPPCKPCPPPPCNPCPPPPCNPCPPPPCKPCPPPPCNPCPPPPCYLSPQGYGVPSAFPYPCNPYSYIGEPVYNHEPSCTIL; encoded by the exons atgaag CAAAAGATCCTGTTTAGAGTGACTATGACTGATGACAAGACCCGAGCAAAAGCTATGGCAAAAGCAGTTCAGTTTAAAG GTGTCTCAGCCGTGGAGATAAAAGGCGATCACAGGAACCAGATAGAGGTAACAGGTACTGAAGTTGATATGATCTGCCTCACCAAAATGCTCAGGAAAAAGGTAGCCTTTGCAGAGCTTGTAAGCGTCAGCAAAGTCGAACCTCCAAAGAAGccagaagaggagaagaagccCGCGCCATGTAAACCATGTCCACCGCCATGTAAACCATGTCCACCGCCATGTAAACCATGTCCTCCGCCGCCATGTAAAGCATGTCCTCCGCCGCCATGTAAACCATGTCCTCCGCCGCCATGCAATCCATGTCCTCCGCCGCCATGCAATCCATGTCCTCCGCCGCCATGTAAACCATGTCCTCCGCCGCCATGCAATCCATGTCCTCCGCCGCCATGCAATCCATGTCCTCCGCCGCCATGCAAACCATGTCCTCCGCCGCCATGTAATCCATGTCCTCCTCCTCCCTGTTATCTATCTCCTCAAGGATACGGCGTGCCTTCCGCCTTTCCGTACCCGTGCAACCCCTACAGTTACATAGGGGAACCAGTTTACAATCACGAACCCAGTTGCACAATCCTGTGA